A window from Polyodon spathula isolate WHYD16114869_AA chromosome 28, ASM1765450v1, whole genome shotgun sequence encodes these proteins:
- the LOC121301707 gene encoding transmembrane protein 26-like, with the protein MCQLLNLLLATLSRVLFAVHGMVTVWRVVSVKGEPIYWLLLIGVGLLGVEMAVTLKCTQNGEWKWFSPMVFLYLSTVIPSIWFLELNLLQSKLSANASHGGTHDLPPNLPIPVELICLNPQNWAAGLEQTMLIVLVLGRWLMPKGDMSRDQLSQLLMVYVGLGADILDIFDTFKEPEVETNHGILLIGLSLFTWALMQFPLVLTQTKPHSSPLDVSFPSEAGKEPRLESPVGSGCVSCCSSEVWSLLVTVGMQDGPFLFYRLYLMARENVLNQLMIFFTCKNILIVMIEIYRIVVVQCEKSRRGRQQDHSDDAAERPREHFQTASLTQDKATLELPVRSVA; encoded by the exons ATGTGTCAGTTGCTGAACCTCCTTTTGGCCACACTCAGTCGCGTTCTGTTTGCTGTCCACGGCATGGTGACAGTGTGGCGGGTGGTCTCGGTGAAAGGAGAACCCATCTACTGGCTCCTGCTGATCGGAGTGGGACTCCTGGGCGTCGAGATGGCAGTCACACTGAAATGCACACAGAACGGAGAGTGGAAATG GTTCTCCCCTATGGTGTTTCTGTACTTGAGCACAGTGATCCCTTCAATCTGGTTTCTGGAACTCAATTTGTTGCAGTCGAAACTGTCAGCCAACGCCTCTCACGGGGGTACACATGATCTGCCACCCAATCTGCCAATACCTGTG GAGCTGATTTGCCTGAACCCTCAAAACTGGGCTGCTGGGTTGGAGCAGACAATGTTGATTGTATTAGTTTTGGGCCGATGGCTCATGCCAAAGGGTGACATGTCCCGGGACCAGCTTTCCCAGCTGCTCATGGTCTACGTGGGACTGGGGGCCGACATCCTAGATATTTTCGACACCTTCAAAGAGCCGGAGGTGGAGACCAACCATGGCATCCTGCTCATCGGCTTGAGCCTCTTCACTTGGGCTCTCATGCAATTCCCTCTGGTCTTGACCCAAACAAAACCCCACAGCTCTCCCCTGGATGTCAGCTTCCCCTCGGAGGCTGGCAAAGAGCCGCGGCTGGAGAGTCCCGTGGGCAGCGGCTGCGTGTCCTGCTGCTCCAGCGAGGTGTGGAGTCTGCTGGTCACCGTGGGGATGCAGGACGGCCCCTTTCTCTTCTATCGGCTCTACCTGATGGCTCGGGAGAATGTGCTCAACCAGCTCATGATCTTCTTCACTTGCAAGAACATCCTCATCGTCATGATTGAGATCTACAGGATCGTCGTGGTTCAGTGTGAGAAGAGCCGCAGGGGGAGGCAGCAGGACCACTCCGATGACGCTGCTGAAAGACCACGAGAACATTTTCAAACCGCATCTCTAACCCAAGACAAGGCAACATTGGAGCTTCCGGTCCGATCCGTTGCGTGA